A genomic stretch from Cellulomonas sp. KRMCY2 includes:
- a CDS encoding demethylmenaquinone methyltransferase has translation MSRASLDKQPHDVAAMFDGIARRYDLTNDVISLGQDRRWRSATIRAVDAWPGDVVLDLAAGTGTSSEPFEADGVRVVPCDFSVGMLEVGKARRPDLPFTAGDAMRLPFADASFDAVTISFGLRNVADTTAALAEMLRVTKPGGRLVVCEFSRPTWAPFRTLYTEYLMRALPPVARAVSKEPDAYVYLAESIRQWPDQAGLGRLIRRAGWSEVAYRNLSGGIVALHRAVRPDPPAGDSDPAPGDRTSRT, from the coding sequence ATGTCCCGCGCGAGCCTCGACAAGCAGCCGCACGACGTCGCCGCGATGTTCGACGGCATCGCGCGACGCTACGACCTGACGAACGACGTCATCTCGCTCGGCCAGGACCGCCGATGGCGCTCCGCGACGATCCGCGCCGTCGACGCGTGGCCGGGCGACGTCGTGCTGGACCTGGCGGCCGGGACCGGCACGTCCAGCGAGCCATTCGAGGCCGACGGCGTGCGGGTCGTGCCGTGCGACTTCTCGGTCGGCATGCTCGAGGTCGGCAAGGCGCGGCGTCCCGACCTGCCCTTCACCGCCGGCGACGCGATGCGGCTGCCGTTCGCCGACGCATCGTTCGACGCGGTGACGATCTCCTTCGGTCTGCGCAACGTGGCGGACACCACGGCGGCGCTCGCGGAGATGCTGCGGGTGACCAAGCCGGGCGGCCGTCTCGTCGTCTGCGAGTTCTCGAGGCCCACGTGGGCGCCGTTCCGCACGCTGTACACCGAGTACCTGATGCGCGCGCTGCCGCCGGTGGCGCGCGCGGTCTCCAAGGAGCCGGACGCCTACGTCTACCTGGCCGAGTCGATCCGCCAGTGGCCGGACCAGGCGGGTCTCGGCCGCCTGATCCGTCGGGCCGGCTGGAGCGAGGTCGCGTACCGCAACCTCAGCGGTGGGATCGTCGCGCTGCACCGCGCAGTCCGTCCGGACCCACCGGCAGGCGACAGCGACCCAGCACCGGGCGACAGGACATCTAGGACGTAG
- the menD gene encoding 2-succinyl-5-enolpyruvyl-6-hydroxy-3-cyclohexene-1-carboxylic-acid synthase has product MSPASPASAAARVLLQALEDLGVREVVLAPGSRSSPLAHALADAARVGPGRDPNAPGVDLHVRIDERVAGFLALGLARGALAAGSARPVAVVTTSGTAVANLHPAVLEAHHSGLPLLLLTADRPHELRGTGANQATEQVGLLEPVRLTLDVPAPTGRAGEDRDLRNLLARAVAAARGSRTGDPGPVHVNIAYREPLVPDDVPWPTRSRDGLTEVVRRGGAGPATPPGAAYAGPAAPTAPAAPTAPAAPTAPAAQAVLTAQAVLTAQWLAPPDGVRTVVVAGDGAGPDAERIAVANEWPLLAEPTSGARWGPNVIGAYRLLLDEPTLGGAVQRVVVLGRPTLSRPVHALLARPDVESLVIAPLGARWPDAARNATQVLAEVPPLLLTGNLGAGSPWLARWQRAGSAAARAVAAVLAEGAGGDGPAAGGRLTGPEIATQVAAATGPDDVLVVGSSNPVRDLDLVAAWDRAPTVLANRGLAGIDGTLATAAGVALAMGRPVRVYLGDLTFLHDIGGLLVGPLERRPDLSVVVANDDGGSIFATLEHGAPAYADGFERVFGTPHGADLARLCLGYGVAHTLVTDAAGLRAALAAPIDGVGVIEVRTDRSGRRELSARLSHAARLAAREALGG; this is encoded by the coding sequence GTGAGCCCCGCGAGCCCGGCGAGCGCAGCCGCCCGGGTGCTGCTGCAGGCGCTCGAGGACCTCGGGGTGCGCGAGGTCGTGCTGGCGCCCGGCTCGCGGAGCTCCCCGCTGGCGCACGCCCTCGCCGACGCCGCGCGGGTCGGCCCCGGGCGGGACCCGAACGCACCGGGTGTCGACCTGCACGTGCGCATCGACGAGCGGGTCGCCGGCTTCCTCGCGCTCGGCCTGGCCCGGGGCGCCCTGGCCGCCGGGTCGGCCCGGCCGGTCGCGGTCGTCACGACCTCCGGCACAGCCGTCGCCAACCTGCACCCCGCCGTGCTCGAGGCGCACCACAGCGGACTGCCGCTGCTGCTGCTGACCGCCGACCGTCCGCACGAGCTGCGCGGCACCGGGGCCAACCAGGCGACCGAGCAGGTCGGGCTGCTCGAGCCGGTGCGGCTGACCCTCGACGTCCCGGCGCCGACCGGTCGTGCCGGCGAGGACCGGGACCTGCGCAACCTCCTGGCGCGTGCCGTCGCCGCCGCCCGGGGCTCGCGGACCGGTGACCCGGGGCCGGTGCACGTGAACATCGCCTACCGTGAACCGCTCGTGCCCGACGACGTCCCGTGGCCGACCCGCTCGCGCGACGGTCTGACCGAGGTCGTCCGGCGTGGCGGTGCCGGGCCGGCGACGCCCCCCGGTGCCGCGTACGCCGGACCTGCTGCGCCGACCGCTCCTGCCGCGCCGACCGCTCCTGCCGCGCCGACCGCTCCGGCCGCGCAGGCCGTTCTGACCGCGCAGGCCGTTCTGACCGCGCAGTGGCTCGCGCCGCCCGACGGCGTGCGCACGGTCGTCGTGGCCGGTGACGGTGCCGGGCCCGATGCGGAGCGCATCGCGGTGGCCAACGAGTGGCCCCTGCTGGCCGAGCCGACGTCGGGCGCCCGGTGGGGACCGAACGTGATCGGGGCCTACCGGCTGCTGCTCGACGAGCCGACCCTCGGTGGGGCGGTGCAGCGCGTCGTCGTGCTCGGACGGCCCACCCTGAGCCGCCCGGTCCACGCCCTCCTCGCGCGACCGGACGTCGAGTCGCTCGTCATCGCGCCGCTGGGTGCGCGGTGGCCGGACGCCGCGCGCAACGCGACCCAGGTGCTCGCCGAGGTACCGCCCCTGCTGCTGACCGGCAACCTCGGCGCCGGGTCACCGTGGCTGGCCCGCTGGCAGCGGGCCGGGTCCGCAGCTGCCCGCGCCGTGGCGGCGGTGCTCGCCGAGGGTGCGGGCGGGGACGGGCCGGCGGCCGGTGGGCGCCTCACCGGTCCGGAGATCGCGACCCAGGTGGCGGCCGCGACCGGTCCGGACGACGTCCTGGTGGTCGGGTCGAGCAACCCGGTCCGTGACCTCGACCTGGTCGCGGCCTGGGACCGGGCGCCGACGGTGCTCGCCAACCGGGGCCTTGCCGGGATCGACGGAACCCTCGCGACGGCAGCGGGTGTCGCCCTGGCCATGGGCCGACCGGTCCGGGTCTACCTCGGCGACCTGACCTTCCTGCACGACATCGGCGGCCTGCTCGTCGGCCCGCTCGAGCGGCGGCCCGACCTGAGCGTCGTCGTCGCGAACGACGACGGCGGGTCGATCTTCGCGACCTTGGAGCACGGTGCCCCGGCGTACGCAGACGGGTTCGAGCGCGTGTTCGGCACGCCGCACGGTGCCGACCTCGCCCGGCTCTGCCTCGGCTACGGCGTCGCACACACCCTCGTCACCGACGCGGCCGGCCTGCGCGCAGCGCTCGCGGCTCCGATCGACGGGGTCGGCGTGATCGAGGTGCGCACCGATCGTTCGGGGCGCCGCGAGCTCTCCGCGCGGTTGTCGCACGCTGCGCGGCTCGCCGCCCGCGAGGCCCTGGGCGGCTGA
- a CDS encoding S1C family serine protease: MSTEHRDPFAAQPVPPAPLVPTAGVPTAGVPNAGPPTTGTPVPGVPPTGSPATGAPATGAPVTGAFGAPPVGPPIAPAYREADLPRPTPRTRWLPLAGTATAAALVASLATAGLTGAFTADQPTTATPSTATIEQQESTTVPVSGSTAEQPDWQAVAAAVRPSVVAIDVQTATASGKGSGVILDRKGNILTNDHVVGDAVDGGLQVTLADGRVFEATLVGTDPTTDLAVIRLTDPPEDLTPAVLGDSDAVAVGAPVMAVGNPLGLDSTATTGIVSALDRPVSTSDGSDETVVTNAIQIDAAINPGNSGGPLFNVSGEVVGITSSIASLSASSGSIGLGFAIPVNLADRVAAELIADGSADHAFLGVAMSDGTAAVDGTTRRGAAVEQVTDGSPASDAGIEVGDVIVAIGDDPVSGAEALTAFVRERAAGSTETLTIVRDGSALQVDVTFAVRAETTTASDSQGSDGTQGSDGSKDSQTPGKDVVPGSADSAVPDPFGWFDQG, encoded by the coding sequence ATGAGCACCGAGCACCGCGACCCGTTCGCAGCGCAGCCGGTTCCGCCGGCACCACTCGTCCCGACCGCTGGGGTCCCGACTGCTGGGGTCCCGAACGCTGGGCCCCCGACCACGGGCACGCCCGTGCCGGGAGTGCCCCCGACGGGGTCCCCGGCCACCGGCGCCCCGGCCACCGGCGCCCCGGTCACCGGGGCGTTCGGCGCGCCACCCGTCGGTCCGCCGATCGCCCCCGCGTACCGTGAGGCCGACCTGCCGCGCCCGACGCCGCGCACCCGGTGGCTGCCGCTCGCCGGCACGGCTACCGCGGCCGCCCTGGTGGCGAGCCTCGCGACCGCGGGCCTGACCGGCGCGTTCACCGCCGACCAGCCGACGACGGCGACCCCGTCCACGGCCACGATCGAGCAGCAGGAGTCGACGACCGTGCCGGTCTCCGGCTCGACCGCCGAGCAGCCCGACTGGCAGGCGGTCGCGGCCGCCGTGCGCCCGTCGGTGGTGGCGATCGACGTCCAGACCGCGACGGCGTCGGGCAAGGGGTCCGGCGTGATCCTCGACCGCAAGGGCAACATCCTGACCAACGACCACGTGGTCGGTGACGCGGTCGACGGCGGCCTTCAGGTGACCCTTGCCGACGGGCGGGTGTTCGAGGCGACCCTCGTCGGCACCGACCCGACGACCGACCTGGCCGTCATCCGGCTGACCGACCCGCCGGAGGACCTCACCCCGGCGGTGCTCGGTGACTCGGACGCGGTCGCCGTCGGCGCCCCGGTGATGGCCGTCGGCAACCCGCTGGGCCTCGACAGCACCGCGACGACCGGGATCGTCTCCGCACTCGACCGCCCCGTGTCGACGTCGGACGGCTCGGACGAGACGGTCGTGACCAACGCGATCCAGATCGACGCCGCGATCAACCCCGGCAACAGCGGTGGACCCCTGTTCAACGTGTCCGGCGAGGTCGTCGGGATCACCTCGTCGATCGCGTCGTTGTCGGCGTCGAGCGGTTCGATCGGGCTCGGCTTCGCCATCCCGGTGAACCTCGCCGACCGGGTCGCGGCCGAGCTGATCGCCGACGGCTCCGCCGACCACGCCTTCCTCGGTGTCGCGATGAGCGACGGAACGGCCGCCGTCGACGGCACGACGCGCCGCGGGGCGGCCGTCGAGCAGGTCACCGACGGCTCCCCGGCATCGGACGCCGGGATCGAGGTCGGCGACGTGATCGTCGCGATCGGCGACGACCCGGTCAGCGGCGCCGAGGCGTTGACGGCCTTCGTGCGGGAGCGCGCGGCGGGCTCGACCGAGACGCTGACCATCGTGCGCGACGGATCGGCGCTCCAGGTCGACGTGACGTTCGCGGTGCGCGCCGAGACGACGACGGCGAGCGACTCGCAGGGCTCCGACGGGACCCAGGGCTCCGACGGGTCGAAGGACTCGCAGACCCCCGGCAAGGACGTCGTGCCCGGCAGTGCCGACTCCGCCGTCCCCGACCCGTTCGGCTGGTTCGACCAGGGCTGA
- a CDS encoding isochorismate synthase MenF, whose translation MIPDPHAAAGAAADAAGTRALPLVSRTVAVDVADLPANLLDLLPRTGAMAWVRRGDGLVAWGELLRVGTTGPQRFAEAEATWRSIVRHAVVRDEVRVPGTGPVAFGSFAFADGSPAGGALVVPQVVVGRRGDTAWVTTLDAGAVGAPGPDVLVTHPAPQSPGAVTFDDGALSRQGWQEAVARAVGEIRAGRLDKVVLARDVVARTELPLDPRWVLHRLAADYGSCWTFMVDRMLGATPELLVRSEKGLVTSRVLAGTIRRTGDDDADLARAAILAHSSKDLEEHEYAVSSLTDALGPFCSSTNVPETPFVLHLPNVLHLATDVTGVLATDGVHPAPSSLHLAAALHPTAAVAGTPTAAACELIGDLEAMDRARYAGPVGWLGADGDGEWGIALRSAALDPADPHRLRLFAGCGIVAASVPSAELAESEAKLEPMRHALLTPDA comes from the coding sequence ATGATCCCCGACCCGCACGCGGCTGCGGGTGCAGCCGCCGACGCGGCCGGCACCCGCGCTCTGCCGTTGGTGTCGCGCACCGTCGCCGTCGACGTCGCCGACCTCCCGGCCAACCTCCTCGACCTGCTCCCCCGCACCGGCGCGATGGCGTGGGTGCGCCGCGGCGACGGCCTGGTGGCGTGGGGCGAGCTCCTGCGGGTCGGGACGACCGGGCCGCAGCGGTTCGCCGAGGCGGAGGCGACCTGGCGGTCGATCGTGCGTCACGCCGTCGTACGCGACGAGGTCCGGGTGCCCGGTACCGGGCCGGTCGCCTTCGGGTCGTTCGCCTTCGCGGACGGCTCGCCGGCCGGCGGAGCGCTCGTCGTGCCGCAGGTCGTCGTCGGCCGCCGCGGCGACACGGCATGGGTGACCACCCTCGACGCCGGCGCCGTCGGCGCACCCGGCCCCGACGTGCTCGTCACGCACCCGGCCCCGCAGTCGCCCGGCGCCGTCACGTTCGACGACGGCGCGCTGAGCCGGCAGGGCTGGCAGGAGGCAGTCGCCCGGGCGGTCGGCGAGATCCGTGCGGGTCGGCTGGACAAGGTCGTCCTGGCGCGGGACGTCGTGGCGCGCACCGAGCTGCCGCTCGACCCCCGCTGGGTGCTGCACCGGCTCGCTGCGGACTACGGCTCGTGCTGGACGTTCATGGTCGACCGGATGCTCGGCGCGACACCGGAGCTCCTGGTGCGCAGCGAGAAAGGTCTGGTGACCTCGCGCGTGCTCGCCGGGACGATCCGGCGGACCGGCGACGACGACGCCGACCTGGCGCGCGCAGCCATCCTGGCGCACTCCTCGAAGGACCTCGAGGAGCACGAGTACGCCGTCTCGTCGCTGACCGATGCGCTCGGGCCGTTCTGCTCGTCGACCAACGTGCCAGAGACGCCCTTCGTCCTGCACCTGCCCAACGTGCTGCACCTGGCGACCGACGTGACCGGCGTGCTGGCCACCGACGGCGTGCACCCGGCGCCGTCGAGCCTTCACCTCGCCGCCGCGCTGCACCCGACCGCGGCCGTCGCCGGCACACCGACCGCGGCGGCCTGCGAGCTCATCGGTGATCTCGAGGCGATGGACCGGGCGCGCTACGCCGGTCCGGTGGGCTGGCTCGGCGCCGACGGCGACGGCGAGTGGGGCATCGCGCTCCGGTCGGCCGCGCTCGACCCGGCCGACCCGCACCGGCTGCGGCTGTTCGCCGGCTGCGGCATCGTCGCTGCGTCGGTGCCGTCCGCCGAGCTGGCCGAGTCCGAGGCGAAGCTCGAGCCGATGCGGCACGCGCTGCTCACGCCTGACGCCTGA